In Aliamphritea ceti, a single window of DNA contains:
- a CDS encoding efflux RND transporter periplasmic adaptor subunit — protein sequence MSASLFSSSWYKVASLRVRLRKHASIHRHVYRNKIWYVLQDHATGQFQRFTPQAYQLIGLMDGRRTLQQIWDASCERLGDDLPTQDEVIQLVAQLNKANVIQTDALPDIEQLQRRRQEQVRSKFMQQLKSPLSIRIPLLDPEAFLAATMPFVRFMYSGVGAFLWLFIVALGCALAVLNWEALTDNLSDRLLALENLLLMALVYPVVKLVHELGHAYAVKRWGGEVHEMGVMLLVLFPVPYVDASAASSFRNKYQRMLVGGVGILGELLMSAIAMIIWVSAEPGVVRALAFNVMLIGGFSTLLFNGNPLLRFDAYYVLADYLEIPNLASRGNTQVGYLMKRYVFAVKGLKSAAQSKSESAWLAGYAVAAYIYRLFVMVAISVFVASQYFFIGVLLAIWSVWTSLFLPITKLVTKPMSDPQLRRKRARIVSITGVVLGGLLVLLLAVPVPYKTHVQGILYVPQEAFVRASVAGFIDQLQVPSGQAVSAGELLLEMRAPDLAAEAKVLAAQVNEARIRYQASVRDRSGSDILLQELRFIEQEFERARERLVSLTLHSNIAGEFIVPNSQGVEGRFVQRGEMIGFVVDYKNLPLTVMISEDDIDRVRHQTRGVELRFVSHQDTLYTGKVLRQVPASTQQLPSAVLSTEGGGQIVLDPQRTTELQSYQSYFRIELDVPGALKQRFDERVYVLFEHDPEPIFWRWYRDIRRVFLRQFDV from the coding sequence ATGTCGGCCTCTCTGTTCAGCAGTTCATGGTATAAGGTTGCCTCTTTGCGGGTGCGCTTGCGTAAGCATGCGAGTATTCACCGGCATGTATATCGAAATAAGATCTGGTATGTGCTGCAAGATCACGCCACCGGTCAGTTTCAACGTTTTACCCCACAAGCATATCAGTTGATCGGTTTGATGGATGGGCGGCGTACTTTGCAACAGATCTGGGATGCGTCTTGTGAGCGCCTGGGGGATGATCTGCCAACGCAGGATGAAGTGATTCAGCTGGTGGCTCAGTTGAATAAAGCCAATGTTATCCAGACTGATGCCTTACCGGATATAGAACAGCTTCAACGACGCCGGCAGGAACAGGTGCGCAGTAAGTTTATGCAGCAGCTGAAATCACCTTTAAGTATTCGTATTCCTCTACTTGATCCTGAAGCCTTTCTGGCTGCAACTATGCCTTTCGTGCGCTTCATGTATTCTGGAGTTGGTGCTTTTCTCTGGTTATTTATTGTTGCTTTAGGTTGCGCACTGGCAGTACTGAACTGGGAAGCACTGACAGATAACCTCAGTGACCGACTGCTGGCGCTGGAAAATCTGTTACTGATGGCGCTGGTGTATCCGGTGGTAAAACTGGTACATGAGCTTGGTCATGCTTATGCGGTAAAACGCTGGGGCGGTGAAGTCCATGAAATGGGTGTGATGCTATTAGTGTTGTTCCCTGTACCTTACGTAGATGCTTCAGCAGCCTCTTCTTTTCGTAATAAATATCAACGAATGTTGGTTGGGGGCGTAGGCATTCTTGGTGAATTGCTGATGTCGGCAATTGCCATGATTATCTGGGTAAGTGCAGAGCCGGGTGTAGTGCGGGCGCTGGCGTTCAATGTGATGCTTATTGGTGGCTTCTCAACCTTATTGTTCAACGGTAATCCACTGCTGCGTTTCGATGCATATTATGTACTGGCGGATTACCTGGAAATTCCTAATCTGGCCAGCCGGGGCAATACCCAGGTCGGCTATCTGATGAAACGCTATGTTTTTGCAGTTAAGGGCCTGAAGTCAGCTGCGCAGAGTAAGTCTGAATCAGCCTGGTTAGCAGGTTATGCCGTAGCAGCTTATATCTATCGATTATTTGTGATGGTGGCTATTTCGGTATTTGTTGCTTCTCAGTACTTTTTTATTGGTGTACTACTGGCGATCTGGTCGGTATGGACGAGTTTATTCTTACCTATAACTAAATTGGTAACCAAGCCTATGTCTGATCCTCAGTTACGCCGCAAGCGTGCCCGGATTGTGAGTATTACAGGAGTTGTTCTGGGTGGGCTGCTCGTCTTGCTGCTAGCGGTGCCTGTTCCTTATAAGACCCATGTTCAGGGGATTCTTTACGTTCCTCAGGAAGCGTTTGTAAGAGCGTCAGTGGCTGGTTTTATTGATCAGCTTCAGGTGCCTTCCGGTCAGGCTGTATCTGCCGGGGAATTGTTGTTGGAGATGCGTGCACCTGATTTAGCAGCTGAAGCAAAAGTATTGGCAGCCCAGGTAAATGAAGCGCGCATTCGGTATCAGGCCAGTGTGCGTGACCGCAGTGGCTCAGACATCCTGTTACAGGAATTACGTTTTATTGAGCAGGAGTTTGAGCGTGCCAGGGAGAGACTGGTATCACTGACTTTGCACAGTAATATTGCCGGTGAGTTTATTGTCCCGAACTCACAGGGAGTTGAAGGTCGGTTTGTACAGCGTGGTGAGATGATTGGCTTCGTGGTGGATTATAAGAATCTGCCATTAACAGTGATGATTTCTGAAGACGATATTGACCGGGTACGTCATCAGACCAGAGGTGTCGAGCTGCGCTTTGTTTCTCATCAGGATACGCTTTATACGGGAAAGGTACTGCGTCAGGTACCAGCTTCGACTCAGCAGTTACCCAGTGCCGTGCTGAGTACCGAAGGCGGTGGACAAATTGTATTAGATCCGCAACGTACGACCGAGTTACAAAGTTATCAAAGTTACTTCCGTATAGAGCTTGATGTGCCAGGTGCGCTTAAACAGCGTTTTGATGAACGTGTCTATGTATTATTTGAGCATGATCCTGAACCTATCTTCTGGCGTTGGTATCGGGATATCCGCCGGGTATTCCTGAGGCAGTTTGATGTATAA
- a CDS encoding preprotein translocase subunit SecA, with protein MYKRPQRLPANTLERPQRDLQRQQLMVRWWRNLTAFISRPLRASRWLYKPLLWRIKRRATVLSAMSDAQLDMHIDELRHALRHNGLATVLLIKSFALIREVAGRELGMWHFDVQLLGGLAILHGNIGQMQTGEGKTLTATLPVAAAALAGIPVHLVTVNDYLTSRDAELMTPVYTRLGLSVGVIVQGLSVADRQRQYACDLVYCTNNELAFDYLKDSILLAGRGHPLHLHALRLQPGYRAAEQASLQQLMLRGLHFAVVDEADGVLLDEARTPLIISGEEVPQEAQQHVYAQAMALLPELEEGEDYLILRQQRQIEMTTAGEQRALYITREMGPLWKGRVRRLELLRQALTAWHLFERDKHYLIDDGRVVIIDEHTGRMMPDRTWERGLHQLIEIKEGCDLSAPRETLASISFQNFFRHYHHVSGMTGTAEEVTAELWRVYELPVVNIPTHKYSQRKLLRQLVYPDDATKWHAVAERAMTLQSQGRPVLIGTQSLAASEYLSEILQAMGIEHQVLNARQDAEEAEIVAAAGRQGQITIATSMAGRGTDIKLDAAVEEQGGLHVIITGLHDSSRVDRQLRGRCARQGDKGSYEFMLSLEDNVLSSGWYKVLCYVQRLPLPNGLKSKLALSVIRYCQRRLEKEHEQLRKSLLKNDEQQRELLSFTNQRV; from the coding sequence ATGTATAAACGGCCGCAGCGCTTACCTGCTAATACATTGGAGAGGCCACAGCGAGATCTGCAACGCCAACAACTGATGGTGCGCTGGTGGCGCAATCTGACGGCTTTTATCAGCAGACCTTTGCGGGCATCCCGCTGGTTGTATAAGCCGTTGTTGTGGCGGATTAAGCGCCGTGCAACAGTATTGTCTGCTATGTCAGATGCACAGCTTGATATGCATATTGATGAATTGCGGCACGCGTTACGGCATAACGGGCTGGCAACTGTTTTACTGATAAAAAGTTTTGCACTGATCCGTGAAGTGGCAGGTCGTGAATTAGGTATGTGGCACTTTGATGTGCAGCTACTTGGCGGCCTGGCGATACTACACGGTAATATTGGTCAGATGCAGACTGGTGAAGGTAAAACCTTAACAGCTACTTTGCCGGTTGCCGCTGCAGCTTTAGCCGGTATTCCGGTACATCTGGTAACCGTGAATGATTATCTGACGTCCCGTGATGCTGAACTGATGACTCCGGTATATACCCGGTTAGGTCTGAGTGTTGGCGTTATTGTTCAGGGGTTATCTGTGGCTGACCGCCAGCGTCAGTATGCCTGTGATCTGGTGTATTGCACCAATAATGAACTGGCTTTTGATTACCTTAAAGACAGTATTTTACTGGCAGGAAGAGGGCATCCGCTGCATCTGCATGCGTTAAGGCTTCAGCCGGGCTATAGAGCGGCTGAGCAGGCTTCGTTACAACAGTTAATGCTACGTGGACTGCATTTTGCAGTTGTTGATGAGGCGGACGGTGTACTTCTTGACGAAGCTCGGACGCCGTTGATTATTTCAGGTGAAGAAGTGCCCCAGGAAGCGCAGCAGCATGTGTATGCTCAGGCAATGGCGTTATTACCTGAGTTGGAGGAAGGCGAAGACTACCTGATTCTGAGACAACAACGTCAGATAGAAATGACTACCGCAGGTGAGCAGCGCGCATTGTATATTACCCGGGAAATGGGTCCTCTCTGGAAGGGGCGGGTGCGTCGGCTGGAGTTGCTGCGTCAGGCGCTGACAGCCTGGCATTTGTTTGAGCGAGATAAGCACTACCTGATTGATGATGGCAGGGTTGTGATTATTGATGAGCATACTGGCCGGATGATGCCTGACCGTACCTGGGAAAGGGGTTTACATCAGCTTATCGAAATAAAAGAAGGCTGCGATTTGAGTGCGCCGCGGGAAACACTTGCCAGTATCAGTTTTCAGAATTTTTTTCGGCATTACCATCATGTTTCCGGTATGACTGGCACGGCTGAAGAAGTCACTGCTGAACTGTGGCGGGTATACGAGTTGCCGGTTGTGAATATACCGACGCATAAATATTCGCAACGTAAGTTACTGCGACAGTTGGTGTATCCGGATGACGCAACTAAGTGGCATGCAGTCGCTGAGCGGGCGATGACATTGCAGTCGCAGGGGCGTCCGGTACTGATAGGTACTCAGTCGCTGGCAGCTTCTGAATATCTTAGTGAGATCTTGCAAGCTATGGGGATTGAGCATCAGGTATTGAATGCCCGTCAGGATGCAGAAGAAGCAGAAATTGTTGCTGCTGCAGGCCGTCAGGGACAAATTACTATTGCCACCAGTATGGCTGGACGGGGAACAGATATTAAACTCGACGCAGCTGTCGAAGAGCAGGGCGGGTTACATGTTATTATCACTGGGTTACATGATTCTTCCCGGGTAGACCGTCAGCTGCGTGGCCGCTGTGCCCGGCAGGGAGACAAGGGAAGCTATGAGTTTATGCTGTCACTGGAAGACAATGTGCTTAGCAGTGGCTGGTATAAAGTATTGTGTTATGTACAGCGTTTGCCATTACCAAATGGATTGAAAAGCAAGTTGGCGTTATCAGTTATTCGTTATTGTCAGCGACGGCTCGAAAAAGAGCATGAACAACTGCGTAAATCATTGCTAAAGAATGATGAGCAGCAGCGAGAGTTACTTTCATTTACCAATCAACGGGTTTAA
- a CDS encoding efflux RND transporter periplasmic adaptor subunit has product MARSFFLQSTVLATLLGLTVNVQAEVSTLDQGQLSCLLEPSLEAELSSEVPGVVRQLKVQRGDVIKKGQVLMTLNSSVEKAALDTARAKLDFARRKVKRNEELYRKNLISDHEQDEMLTEQRLAQFLAKEAQVRLKQRETRSPFAGVVVERLKEPGEFVDDMPFLKVVSLNPLHAEVVIEAQYYGQVSKGMPVILFADGQGDGFPGEVKILDPVIDAASNTFAVTVELDNEGQALAAGVRCRVEFTAESLADKG; this is encoded by the coding sequence ATGGCTAGAAGCTTCTTCTTACAAAGTACTGTATTAGCAACCTTGCTGGGGCTGACTGTGAATGTACAGGCAGAAGTAAGTACGTTGGATCAGGGGCAACTGAGCTGCTTGCTTGAACCTAGTCTGGAAGCTGAGCTAAGCAGTGAAGTTCCTGGTGTTGTACGTCAGCTGAAGGTGCAACGTGGAGATGTAATAAAAAAAGGCCAGGTGCTGATGACGCTGAATTCTTCAGTGGAAAAAGCCGCGCTGGATACTGCCCGGGCTAAGCTGGATTTTGCCCGCCGTAAGGTTAAGCGTAATGAAGAACTGTACCGCAAGAACCTTATTTCTGATCATGAACAGGATGAAATGTTAACTGAGCAGCGGTTAGCGCAGTTTTTGGCGAAGGAAGCACAGGTACGTCTGAAACAGCGGGAAACGCGTAGCCCTTTTGCCGGAGTGGTTGTTGAACGTCTTAAAGAGCCAGGTGAATTTGTTGATGATATGCCGTTTCTGAAGGTGGTCAGTCTGAACCCGTTACATGCTGAGGTGGTTATTGAGGCTCAGTACTATGGGCAGGTCAGTAAAGGCATGCCAGTTATTCTGTTCGCCGATGGCCAGGGTGATGGTTTTCCGGGAGAAGTTAAGATTCTTGATCCGGTAATTGATGCTGCCAGTAATACTTTTGCAGTGACAGTTGAGTTGGATAATGAAGGCCAGGCACTGGCAGCTGGTGTGCGTTGCAGGGTTGAATTTACAGCTGAGTC